CCTCATCGGCTTTTTCGAAGTGCTCGCTTTTGGCGTGATATTTTCGGTTACCGTTTTTTGGCTGCGCCGGAATGTGGTGAAGCTGAAACGTTTTATCCACAGTGACCTGAAAGGCTGGCCGAAAAGCGATGCTAATATTATTCTCTATTTTGAGACCGTATTGATGCTGCTGTTCCTTACCATGAACGGTGCTGATGGCTACCTTCAATCTATTAATGCAGAACATTACACCCACGCAGGGGCTTTCCCGATTTCCGGCTTTATAGCACAGCTTTTTGAAGGAATGGATGCCGGCACTGTAATGATCATTGAAAGGGCGGCTTGGTGGATGCACATTATAGGTATCCTTGCCTTTATGAATTACCTTTATTTCTCGAAGCACTTACACATACTGCTGGCATTCCCGAATACGTATTTTGCCAACCTGAAACCGAAGGGCCAGTTTGAGAATCTGGAGTCGGTGACGAACGAAGTGAAGCTGATGATGGACCCGAATGCCGACCCGTTTGCCGCAGCGCCTCCTGCAGCAGAAGGTGAAGTGCCTGCAAAATTTGGCGCTAGCGATGTACAGGACCTGAACTGGGTGCAGCTGATGAATGCATACACCTGTACCGAATGCGGAAGGTGTACATCGGTATGCCCGGCCAACCAGACCGGCAAAAAGCTTTCGCCAAGGAAGATAATGATGGATACCCGCGACAGGCTTGAAGAAGTTGGCCGTAACATCGATAAGAACAAAGGCACATTTGTAGACGACGGCAAAATGCTGCTTAACGATTATATCACACCCGAAGAGCTATGGGCCTGCACCACCTGCAACGGTTGTGTGGAAGCCTGCCCTGTGAACATCGACCCGCTTTCTATTATTATGGATATGCGCAGGTACCTTGTTATGGAGCAGAGCGCGGCGCCTAAAGAGTTAAACGGCATGATGACCAATATAGAGAACAATGGTGCGCCATGGCAGTACAGCCAGATGGACAGGTTAAACTGGAAAGACGAAGCATAATGAACACGGAAGATATAGACAAGAATTTACAGCCGATAACAGAGAACGGCGAGCACTTGAGCCCGATACTTCCGCTGGGCATAAAGAACTACCTGATTGATATAGACGGTACTATTTGCGACGATATACCGAATGAGGAACCCGAAAGGATGGTTACCGCAGCCGTGTATCCTGATGCGCTCGAAACGCTAAACAGGTGGTATGACGAAGGGCACGTGATCTATTTCTTTACGTCGCGTACCGAAGCCCACAGGGAAATTACCGAAACATGGCTGAAGAAATTCGGCTTTAAATACCACGGCATGCTTATGGGCAAGCCCCGTGGGGGAAACTACCACTGGATAGACAACCACCTTGTAAAGGCAACGCGATACAGGGGGAAATTTACCGACCTGGTTGAGAAAGAAGTGACCATCCAGGTTTTTGATGATGGCAAACACGATGAAGATTAAGTTATGGAAAATATTATAGTTCCTACAATGGCCGAAATGATGGCTACAGGGCAGCAGCCGGAAGTATTGTTCTGGGTGGGCTGTTCGGGTAGCTTTGACGACAGGGCCAAAAAGATAACCAAGGCGTTTGTGCGGATACTAAACCGTGCCAATGTGCCGTTCGCTGTATTAGGAACGGAAGAAAGCTGTACGGGCGACCCTGCAAAAAGGGCAGGCAACGAGTTCCTGTTCCAGATGCAGGCTATGGCAAACATTGAGGTGCTCAACGCTTATGATGTAAAGAAGATTGTTACGGCATGCCCGCACTGCTTCAACACGATAAAGAACGAATACCCGGGCCTTGGCGGAAAGTATGAAGTGGTACACCACACCCAGTTCCTGAAATCGCTGCTTGAAGAAGGCAGGCTTACCATAGAAGGCGGGCAGTTTAAAGGCAAGAAAATAACCTTTCACGACCCGTGCTACTTAGGAAGGGCAAACAATATCTATGAAGCGCCACGCGACCTTATAGAGAAGCTGGACGCTGAATTGGTAGAGATGAAACGCTCCCGTGCCAACGGCTTTTGCTGTGGTGCAGGCGGCGCACAGATGTTCAAGGAACCCGAGCCGGGCAACAAGGACGTGAACGTGGAAAGGACCGAAGATGCCTTGGAAACACAGCCTGAGATAATCGCGGCCGGATGCCCGTTCTGTAACACTATGCTTACGGATGGCGTTAAGGCTAAGAACAGGGAACACGATGTTAAAGTAATGGATGTGGCGGAACTTATCGCCAATGCAAAGGATTTATAAGAAAAAAGAATTATGTACGTTCCTTTTGATACACTGCCTGAAGAATCCAGGATATGGATTTACCAGTCGAACAGGAAATTTTCTGATGAGGAAGTTACCGAAATAGAATCGTCGCTACAGAATTTCCTTGAGAACTGGGCGGCACACGGCGCGGGGCTTGAGGCTTCGTACCAGATAAAATACAACAGGTTTATTATTATTGCCATAAACCAGGAGGTACAGGCTGCAACGGGATGCTCTATAGATGCATCGGTACAGTTCATACAGTCGCTGGAGCAGAAATACAATGTAGACCTGCTCGACAAGATGAATGTTACCTTTAAGAACGGCGAGCATATTGCCTATAAGCCGCTTATCGATTTTAAGAAAATGGCTAAAGAGAAATCGGTTTCGGCCAATACTATAGTTTTTAACAACCTGGTAAACACCGTGGGAGAATGGGAAGAATACTGGGAAGTACCCGCAGGGGAAAGTTGGCACAGCCGGTTTTTTTGACAGCTTTTTACACCGGGAAAAATAAGGGAATCATCATTGCATAAAAAGGTAATGGTGATTTTATCATTTAAAAAAATACAACAGTTTTGAAGAGATTTTTGATTGTCGTTTTTCTGTTAGCCATTGGTACAGCATCGGCGCAGAAGGCATTGGGTTTTGATGATTACGCCTCGGCAGGCGAAAGGAAATGGGTAGACAGCATATACAACAGCATGTCGTTTGACGAAAGGGTAGGGCAGCTGTTTATGGTTGCAGCCTATTCTAACAAAGATTCCACGCATGTAAAAGGGATAGATAAGCTGGTGAGGGATTATAAGGTTGGCGGGCTCATTTTCTTCCAGGGTGGTCCTGTGAGGCAGGCAAAGCTTACCAATCGTTACCAGGCAGAATCGAAAGTGCCGATGCTCATTGGCATAGATGCTGAATGGGGCCTTAGCATGAGGCTCGATTCTACCTACCGTTATCCGTGGAATATGACGCTGGGAGCCGTTCAGGACATGAAGCTCATCGAAAAGCAGGGCAAACAGATGGCGATACAGGCAAAGCGTATGGGTATACATTTCAATTTTGCGCCGGTGCTCGATATCAATACGAACCCGTCAAACCCTATCATTGGCAACCGATCTTTTGGCGAGGATAAACTTAACGTGACCGACAGGGCCCTTGCCCTTATGAAAGGCATCCAGAGCGAGGGTGTTTTTGCAACAGGCAAGCACTTCCCGGGACATGGCGATACCGGCACCGATTCCCATACTACATTGCCGTACCTTCCTTTTTCTAAAGAGAGGCTGGAAGATGTAGAGTTCTATCCTTATAAGAAACTGTTTAAAGAAGGGTTGTCAAGCATTATGGTAGCGCACCTTAACGTGCCCAGCATAGAGCCTACGCCAAATTATCCTACATCGCTTTCATATAATTTGATAACCAATATAGTGCAAAAGGAAATGGGCTTCAAAGGCCTGATATTTACAGATGCGCTCAATATGAAAGGAGCAAGCAGCTTTATGGCGCCCGGCGATATTGACCTTGAGGCCTTCCTTGCAGGGAATGACGTGCTGTTGTTTGCCGAAAATGTTCCTGTAGCCATAGAGAAATTCCGCCAGGCTTATATGGACAGCGTATTGTCGGAAGAAAGGCTGCAGCATTCGGTAAAGAAGATATTGGCATATAAATACAGGGGCGGGCTCAATAACTACACGCCTATCGACATAAATAACCTGTACAGCGACCTGAACGGGCATGAGTACGATGACCTGAATTACCAGCTGTATGAGAATGCGGTAACGGTATTGAAGAACGACCAGGAGGCTGTTCCGGTTATGGAACTGGAAACCGAAAAGATAGCCTACGTAAAAATGGGCGATGACGATGGCTCTGTTTACCTGAGTACCCTGCACAAATATGCCGATGTGACTGAAGTAAAAGAAGACAGCCTGCAGGTACTCAAGACGCGCCTTAAAGATTACAGCACCGTTATAATAGGCTATCATAAAGCTGACGGCGCCTGGAAAAAGCACGATTTTTCGGCCAAAGAACTGGTGTGGCTGGATACTATAGCTAAAAACAGCAAGGTGATATTGACGGTTTTTGCAAAGCCATACACCTTGAATGCTATTAAGAACTTTGCCAATATTGAAAGTGTTGTGCTGGCCTACCAAAACAATACCATTTCGCAGACGGTGGCTGCCGAGATCGTATTCGGTGCGTTGGGTGCCAAAGGAAAACTGCCCGTATCTATTGGCACAAATTATAAGGTTAATCACGGAGTATATACAAAAGCGACCAACCGGCTTGGCTTTACCACTCCTGAAAATGCAGGTATGAATTCGGTCGTGCTTCGAAAGATCGACCTGTTGGCAAAAAAAGCGATAGACGAGAAAATGACCCCGGGATTGCAGGTGCTCGTAGCGCGTAATGGCAAGGTGGTGTACCAGAAGTCTTTTGGTTACCATACCTACGAGAACGATGTGAAGGTACGAGATACCGATATTTATGATGTTGCTTCGCTTACCAAAGTACTATCGACACTGCCTAATATCATGCAGCTATACGATAAGGGAGAATTGAAATTGGATGATAAGCTTGGCGATATGCTCCCGGTATTCGCCAAAACAGATAAAAAGAAGATCATACTGAAAGACATGTTGCTGCACCAGGCTAAGTTCCAGCCGTGGATACCGTTCTATCAGGCAACGCTGGACAGCGAAAAGCACCCGGATTCGTTATATTACCGCAGGAGTTACAGTGAAGAATTCCCACACCAGGTAGCCGAAAACCTCTACCTGAGGAAAGATTATCCCGATACGATCATAGCGCGTATAGCAGATAGCAAGCTGCTGAAAAAGAAAGAATACAAGTACAGCGACTTCTCGTTCATACTGCTGAAAGAATATATAGAAAGGCACACCGGAAAGAAGATCGACGTGCTGAGCGACCAGCAATTCTATAAGCCGTTGGGCGCCGCATCTACTACTTATAACCCGTTGCGCAAGTTCGACATGGCCATCATACCGCCTACGGAGATAGACAAATACTTCCGCTACCAGGTAATACAGGGATATGTGCACGATATGGCTGCCGCGATGGAAGACGGTGTTGCAGGGCATGCGGGGCTTTTCTCCAATGCGATGGACGTAGCCAAAATCATGCAGATGTATCTGCAGGAAGGAAATTATGGCGGCAGGCAATATTTCTCACCGAAAACGTTCGATACCTTTAATACCTGCTATGCCTGTAAAGAGGGCAACAGGAGGGGGCTTGGCTTCGATAAGCCGCAAATAGGCAATAATCCTGGTCCTACTTGTGGTTGCGTATCAAAGTCAAGCTTTGGGCACACTGGCTTCACGGGTACCATGACCTGGGCCGATCCCGAAACAGGTATCGTTTATGTGTTCTTATCGAACAGGACGTATCCCGAAGCGGGGGAGAACCGCCTTTCGAAAGAGAATATCAGGGAGGATATACAGAAAGTGATAGAGGAGGCGATTATAGAATAATTTCAGATTTTAGATTTCAGAATTCAGATTGAGTTTCACTCGAAGACCGTAAATATCGTCGGGAACTTCCCCTCCTGTGGAGGGGTGGCTGAAAGCCGGGGTGGTTTTTCTCTTTAAAATTTATAACCACCCCACCCTACGGGCACCCCTCCAAAGGAGGGGAGCTTCACTCAGCTCAATAGAAAAATAGCCAATAAAAATAAAAATATGCAATCTCCAGCAGCCACACCCGATGAATATATTGCCTCGCTTCCTGAAGACAGGAAAGCGGCTATGGAAAAGTTAAGGGGTACCATTAACAAAAACCTACCGAAAGGATTTAAGGAAGGCATAGGATATGGCATGCTATGCTGGTCGGTGCCGCATTCTGCTTATCCTGCCGGTTATCATTGCGACCCAAAAGTTCCGTTGCCATTCCTTAGTGTCGCTTCGCAAAAGAACTTTATTGCGGTGTACCACATGGGTGTGTATGCCGATAAAAATCTCCACGATTGGTTTGTGACAGAGTACCCGAACCATGTAAAGACAAAGCTGGATATGGGCAAAAGCTGTATCCGTTTCAAAAAGCCGGAGATAATTCCTTTTGCGCTTATCGGCGAACTGGTTTCTAAAATTACAATGCAGGAGTGGATAGATCTGTATGAAAAGAATTTGAAAGGATAGTTTACCTTTCAGCTCCGCTATGTCATTCTGAACGCAGCTTGCGGAGTGAAGAATCTCAATTATTGGAGTAGAGATTCTTCCTTCGTCAGAATGACAAACAACATAAACACAAAACCACCATTCCCTTTAACCCTGACCGCAGCGGCATCCTCCCGCCGCGCAGCAGAGGGAGATAGAGCGGAGGGCAGGACCGCCCTTTCCAAAAATGCGTTTAGACGGCTGTTTCCCATACTTTTAAAATGTCATAATAATTATTACTTTAATTCGTATTAAAGCGGGGTTTCGCCTACTTTTTTTATTTAAATTCGTTACTTTATTTTTCGAATTATATGAAAATCGCAATAGTATGTTATCCAACCTTTGGCGGGAGCGGCGTTGTAGCGACCGAGCTTGGGCTGGAACTGGCCCGCAGGGGCCACGAGATACACTTTATCACCTATAGCCAGCCGGTGCGCCTGGCGTTACTGAACCCTAACATCCATTACCACGAGGTACATGTACCGGAATACCCGCTGTTCCATTACCAGCCATACGAGCTGGCGCTCTCGAGCAAGCTGGTGGATATGGTGAAGCTCCATAAAATAGAGCTGCTGCATGTACATTATGCCATTCCGCATGCCTATGCCGGGTATATGGCCAAAAAGATGCTCAAGGAGCAGGGCATCAGGATACCGATGGTAACCACGCTGCACGGTACCGATATTACACTGGTGGGCAATCACCCGTTCTATAAGCCGGCGGTGAGTTTCAGCATCAACCATTCTGATATCGTGACATCAGTGTCGCAGGACCTGAAAGAGGAGACCTACAGGCTCTTCGACATAAAGCGGGAAATCTATGTGATCCCGAACTTTATCGAAATCGATAAGAATAAAATGGATGTGAAATCCGACTGCCACCGCTCAATGATGGCTACGGAGACACAAAAGATCGTGACGCACATCAGTAACTTCCGCAAGGTGAAGCGCATCCCGGATATCGTAAAGATATTCTTTGAAATACAAAAAGAGATCCCTGCCAAGCTCATGATGGTGGGCGACGGGCCTGAACGTGCCGGTGCCGAAAAACTGTGTGAAGATCTTGGAATCAGCGATAAGGTGATCTTTTTTGGCAACAGTAACGAGATCAATAAGATATTGTGCTTTAGCGACCTGTTCCTGCTCCCTTCGGAAACGGAAAGTTTTGGACTTGCGGCACTAGAAGCTATGGCAAGCGGGGTACCGGTGATATCGACCAATACAGGAGGCCTCCCGGAAGTGAACCGCAACGGCTACTCGGGTTACCTGAGCAATGTTGGCGACATACAGGATATGGCAGCAAAAGCCATTTCGATATTATCGGATGATGAAAAGCTGTTGGAATTTAAGGAAAACGCGCTTCAGCTGGCACAGGAATTCGACATCCAGAACATTTTGCCGATGTATGAAAAGGTGTACGAAAAAGCGCTGAAAATGAATTCAAAATAAGTTTTTAGGCTTGCCGGCTGCGGAAAGTCCCGGCTTCGCAAAGTCTCTGACTTTGTGGAAGCGTTGGCATATCTCTGATATGCAAATGAAAGGTCGGAGACCTTTAAACACCTCCGCAAAGTCAGAGACTTTGCGGAGCGTGCGATTATCTATTTAGTCAGAATTTTTTTGGTATTGTATTTGTATAACGGTACAGGTAACCATTAAAAAATAACACTTATGAAAAAATTACTTACGCTCGCTTTGTTGGCACTAATATTTACAAGCTGCAAGATAAACGTAGTGAACCACATTGCAGTTGCTGCCCCGATTACTTTTGAGATACTGAAACAAGAAGCCTATGGCGGCCGTGATAAAGAGTCGGCTGCAGTCATCACATCGCAAAGCCAGCTAACGGCACTGTATAAGGAACTCGGATGGAGTGACGTGCCATCAGTCGATTTTGAAAAGCAGAATGTGGTAGCCTTGTTTATGGGTCAGAAAAGTACAGGCGGCTACAGCATTAGCGTAAAAAGTATTACTATTAATGATGACACAGCCACGATAAAAGTTTTGGAAACCGTACCAAGCGGAATGGCAACTATGGCGATCACCAATCCGTACTGCATTGCACTGATCCCGAAAACGGAGAAGGTAATTGTAGAATAGATTATTATATTTTTGGACAGTCTGAATAAAACTATAGACCTCTTATCTTTTGGTAAGAGGTTTCATTTTTTAAGGGTTTTTGGGAGGATGATCTTTGTGGTATCCCACGCAATGGTTTCGGGGTCGTATTTTTTGCCTGACTTTTTATAGCTTAAAACTACTTGTTCTTCCTGGGTCATTTTGCGTATGGTATAAGCCCATCTGCTTTTCTTATCCCTATCAATACTATTTATTAAGGTTGACCATTCAGGTGAATAAAAAGTGTCACTAATAGAAGCCAATACAAAAGACCTTCCGCCGAATTGAGTTTTTACATTTTCCCGAAAAATGGCATTAAAATGATTTTTATTTATGTAATTTATTTGATCAGGTGTTATTCTTTTAAACTCAGGACGAAAATCAACAGTCGATGTTTTTCCGTATCCACAGCTAGCTCCATGAGGTATATTGAGCATGTAATAATACATTGATCCGTTTTCATCGATTAGAAAGTTTATGTGGGAATAGTAAAGTGGCTCCAACATCGGGATAGAGGGATCTGACTCAGAATTGGCTTTAATGCAATATTCCTGTAAATCTCTTGCTACGATGATGTCTTCTTTATTTTGACATGATACAATTGCAAATAGAAAAAGTATAATTAAGTGTCGCATAATCTATTTCCTTAAAACAAGCTCTACATACACAGGCAAATGGTCACTCGGGTACCGGCAGTCTTTGGAATCGCTCAGTATCGCGTACTTTTGAGTTTTCAGCCCTGTCTTCGGAATGAAAATATAGTCGATACGTTTTGTAACGGGCTTGTTGAATTCAAACCCATTAAATGTGCCTGTTGGCCCAAAAACGAATTCTGAAACCTCTCTTGTATCCAACAGCTCTTTTTTAATCACGGCAATTGGCTCGGCATCCGGCTCCAGGTTGAGGTCGCCCATAACGATGAACGGAAGGTTGTCTTTATTCAGTTCTTTTATCTTTTGCAGGATAAGCTTTGCGCTTTCTACCCGTGCTATATTCCCCATATGGTCGAAGTGCGTATTGAAAACCCACACCTTCTTTTTGGTGTCCTTGTTTTCAAAGAGCCCGTAGCTGCACACACGGTTGTAGGCCGCATCCCATCCTTTTGAAGGCACAGCAGGCGTTTCTGACAACCAGAAAGTAGATTGCTGTAGCACCTTAAACTTTTTGCTTTTATAAAAAATGGCTGAGTGTTCGCCTTTGCTTTTCCCGTCATCACGGCCTACGCCAATGAAATCATAAGCAACCATTGCACTGTCAAGGTAGTGCACCTGTTGTGGCAGCGCTTCCTGTACTCCAAGGAAGTCAGGCTCATAGAATTGTACTTGCTTTGCCAGCATTTCTTTGCGGTTATCCCAACGGTTTTCGCCATCGCTTGCTATGTCCAGGCGAATGTTGTAGGTCATTATTTTATAAGAGGTCTGGGCGTAAGATGCGGTTGAAAGCATGGTGAGTAGAAGTAAAAGTCGTTTCATAATCTATAATTTTTCAGAAGGCAGGTAGCCGTGGGCTATTAAGTCGTTGCGGTCGTTGATGTTGATAAGCTGCCCATCTTTTAGCAGCAGCTTCCTGTTGGTCACCGAAAGTACGTCATCATAATAATGATCTGTAATAATTATGCCTTTTTGTGTTTTTAGCTTTTTGAGGAAATCTTTTATAAGGTCTTTGTATAGCGGTTCTATCATGGAGAATGGCTCGTCCAGCATGAGGAACTGATGCGGCAGGTGGCCTATAAGCAGCAATTCAAAATACCGCAGTTCGCCCATTGAAAGCTTGCCCACGCGGGTATTGGCGATCTTGTCTATACGCGGCGAATAGAAAAGTTTATCCTGCTCGTCGCCGGAATAATAAAGCGGTATTATATCGCGTACCTTCATGGTGTTGGGTAAGAATGGCTCCTGCGGCAAATAGCCTATACAACCTTCAGGTATGATCTTATGTACTGGGATTACTTTCCCGTTAATAGATATTGCTGCCGTATTTGCCTTTTGAGTCCCGAAAATTATCTTTAAGAGCGTTGATTTTCAGCTGCCGTTCCGCCCAAAGATGCCAACGATCTCACCAAACCTGCATTTAAACGAAGCATTGTCCAGTATCTTTTTGGCGCCAAATGACAGTGATATTTTGCTTGCCCTTAATGTGTACATTACGAAAACAGTTTTATCAACAACAGGAGGATCAACCCCGGCAGGAGGTTAATACCAAACGTCATAAATGCCAGCCTCTGCCTTGTATAACCCAGATTATGATAGAAATAGTATTGTGCCTTATAAAAAACATTGAATGTAAATATGCCCACGGCGATTCCAATTGTACAAAAAATTATAGGAAACCATACCGCACTTAGCGAAAATAAGGCCACCAATAGGCTAAAGCAGCAATTGACAATGTTTACAGTAATGTAATAATTCCAGAAAGCCTTCATTCTTTAGGCTTAAATCGTCCTCTCCGCCGTATATTTTTCCTTCAGCCATCGTTCCTGGTAGATGCGGCGTGCAGCCCAGCCGGTATCTTTAATAAAATAATCGTTTACCGACGCTCCCACGGCTGCTCCTATAACGGGTACAGCCTGCAATGCTTTGCGTTTGGTAAGATTAACGCCCAATTGTTTAGTGAGGGCTTTGATAAGTATCTTGGCGGCTTCTTTGGTCACTTCGTTTTCAAGGGTCTTTCCGGCCACCTGCCTGTGTGGGTTTTTAGCAACCATATTTTGCAATGCCGTAAGCGCCTGCTCTTTTTCTTCGATCGAATTGGCACCCGCTACAGATAGTATCGAAAGCACGATCTGGTTTTCATCGTCATTATTATTCTGGAAGCCATAGCACAAAGCGATCTTGTTGATGGTACGCAAAGAAAGCGTAATGATGGCAGGAATATCCAGTGCCATGCCAGCGAGTCCCGCAGCACCGGTGGCAGCACCCTCGGTAGTAGCGATGCCTATAGCCCAGTTGTGAGCCTCATTGGCCAGCATATCCAGTTCCGGAAGCGACCTCGACCTTAGCTCGCCAATTTCTGTAATATTTGCTTCCCTCTTGAAAGCTTCCATATCGATAAGTGATTTTGATGCACCGTTGCAGCTTTCAATTGCACTTTGTATCGTATTTACCGGCAGGGCGTTATCAAACAGCCTTGAAAGCGGCTTAAAAAGCGAGCCCATGAATTCGCTTACCACTCCGGGCTTTTCATTTTTCCAGTTCTGTATCTCCTGCAGCTGCCTTTGCTCGTAACTGTCTTTTGTTTCAATTGTCATAGCGTAATTTTGGTTTGGTTGTTTATAGCATTTAAACAAATATAGCTAAAATACATTTTCTTTATAAAAACTGCTGAATTATAGCAAAATAAAAATGCCGCCCACCGGCGGCATTAATTTATCTATGGTATCGATGTCATCCCGTAAAACCGGAACTTCCCGTTGATCTTTATGAACCGGAAGCTGTGGCTCGTTCCGGGATGGCCTTTGGCAAACTCATCTTTTTTATACGTCTCGACCCAAACCTCATATATCTTCAGGTCTTTCGGGTAATCTTTCGGGACTACTTTCGGCTTAAAGTTCTCCACAATCACCGAGCTGAACGAATACCCTTTTTTCGCCATTGCCTTATAAACCGGGGACTCCGTGAACTTTTGAGAAATTACCGTAAAGTAAAATTCTGCGGGTACGAATACCGCTCCTTTTGCGGCCTCAACTGCACCTACACAATCCACACAGTCTACTTCTTTGCAGCTCAGGGCCAGAAATTTGGTTTTGTCGCCTTTTACAAGGGCATCTACAAGTGCTATAAAATTCTTGTCAAGCTCGTCCCATT
Above is a genomic segment from Flavobacterium album containing:
- a CDS encoding (Fe-S)-binding protein, which encodes MAYIDNILFVIVLALGFGYFALNVKKLVRNIKLGRDIDRRDNPGARWSNMAMIALGQSKMVKRPVAGILHIIVYVGFVIINIELLEIIIDGIFGTHRLFSFMGGFYSFLIGFFEVLAFGVIFSVTVFWLRRNVVKLKRFIHSDLKGWPKSDANIILYFETVLMLLFLTMNGADGYLQSINAEHYTHAGAFPISGFIAQLFEGMDAGTVMIIERAAWWMHIIGILAFMNYLYFSKHLHILLAFPNTYFANLKPKGQFENLESVTNEVKLMMDPNADPFAAAPPAAEGEVPAKFGASDVQDLNWVQLMNAYTCTECGRCTSVCPANQTGKKLSPRKIMMDTRDRLEEVGRNIDKNKGTFVDDGKMLLNDYITPEELWACTTCNGCVEACPVNIDPLSIIMDMRRYLVMEQSAAPKELNGMMTNIENNGAPWQYSQMDRLNWKDEA
- a CDS encoding LNS2 domain-containing protein, whose product is MNTEDIDKNLQPITENGEHLSPILPLGIKNYLIDIDGTICDDIPNEEPERMVTAAVYPDALETLNRWYDEGHVIYFFTSRTEAHREITETWLKKFGFKYHGMLMGKPRGGNYHWIDNHLVKATRYRGKFTDLVEKEVTIQVFDDGKHDED
- a CDS encoding (Fe-S)-binding protein codes for the protein MENIIVPTMAEMMATGQQPEVLFWVGCSGSFDDRAKKITKAFVRILNRANVPFAVLGTEESCTGDPAKRAGNEFLFQMQAMANIEVLNAYDVKKIVTACPHCFNTIKNEYPGLGGKYEVVHHTQFLKSLLEEGRLTIEGGQFKGKKITFHDPCYLGRANNIYEAPRDLIEKLDAELVEMKRSRANGFCCGAGGAQMFKEPEPGNKDVNVERTEDALETQPEIIAAGCPFCNTMLTDGVKAKNREHDVKVMDVAELIANAKDL
- a CDS encoding ABC transporter ATPase, giving the protein MYVPFDTLPEESRIWIYQSNRKFSDEEVTEIESSLQNFLENWAAHGAGLEASYQIKYNRFIIIAINQEVQAATGCSIDASVQFIQSLEQKYNVDLLDKMNVTFKNGEHIAYKPLIDFKKMAKEKSVSANTIVFNNLVNTVGEWEEYWEVPAGESWHSRFF
- a CDS encoding glycoside hydrolase family 3 N-terminal domain-containing protein, producing MKRFLIVVFLLAIGTASAQKALGFDDYASAGERKWVDSIYNSMSFDERVGQLFMVAAYSNKDSTHVKGIDKLVRDYKVGGLIFFQGGPVRQAKLTNRYQAESKVPMLIGIDAEWGLSMRLDSTYRYPWNMTLGAVQDMKLIEKQGKQMAIQAKRMGIHFNFAPVLDINTNPSNPIIGNRSFGEDKLNVTDRALALMKGIQSEGVFATGKHFPGHGDTGTDSHTTLPYLPFSKERLEDVEFYPYKKLFKEGLSSIMVAHLNVPSIEPTPNYPTSLSYNLITNIVQKEMGFKGLIFTDALNMKGASSFMAPGDIDLEAFLAGNDVLLFAENVPVAIEKFRQAYMDSVLSEERLQHSVKKILAYKYRGGLNNYTPIDINNLYSDLNGHEYDDLNYQLYENAVTVLKNDQEAVPVMELETEKIAYVKMGDDDGSVYLSTLHKYADVTEVKEDSLQVLKTRLKDYSTVIIGYHKADGAWKKHDFSAKELVWLDTIAKNSKVILTVFAKPYTLNAIKNFANIESVVLAYQNNTISQTVAAEIVFGALGAKGKLPVSIGTNYKVNHGVYTKATNRLGFTTPENAGMNSVVLRKIDLLAKKAIDEKMTPGLQVLVARNGKVVYQKSFGYHTYENDVKVRDTDIYDVASLTKVLSTLPNIMQLYDKGELKLDDKLGDMLPVFAKTDKKKIILKDMLLHQAKFQPWIPFYQATLDSEKHPDSLYYRRSYSEEFPHQVAENLYLRKDYPDTIIARIADSKLLKKKEYKYSDFSFILLKEYIERHTGKKIDVLSDQQFYKPLGAASTTYNPLRKFDMAIIPPTEIDKYFRYQVIQGYVHDMAAAMEDGVAGHAGLFSNAMDVAKIMQMYLQEGNYGGRQYFSPKTFDTFNTCYACKEGNRRGLGFDKPQIGNNPGPTCGCVSKSSFGHTGFTGTMTWADPETGIVYVFLSNRTYPEAGENRLSKENIREDIQKVIEEAIIE
- a CDS encoding DUF1801 domain-containing protein, with the translated sequence MQSPAATPDEYIASLPEDRKAAMEKLRGTINKNLPKGFKEGIGYGMLCWSVPHSAYPAGYHCDPKVPLPFLSVASQKNFIAVYHMGVYADKNLHDWFVTEYPNHVKTKLDMGKSCIRFKKPEIIPFALIGELVSKITMQEWIDLYEKNLKG
- the bshA gene encoding N-acetyl-alpha-D-glucosaminyl L-malate synthase BshA; translated protein: MKIAIVCYPTFGGSGVVATELGLELARRGHEIHFITYSQPVRLALLNPNIHYHEVHVPEYPLFHYQPYELALSSKLVDMVKLHKIELLHVHYAIPHAYAGYMAKKMLKEQGIRIPMVTTLHGTDITLVGNHPFYKPAVSFSINHSDIVTSVSQDLKEETYRLFDIKREIYVIPNFIEIDKNKMDVKSDCHRSMMATETQKIVTHISNFRKVKRIPDIVKIFFEIQKEIPAKLMMVGDGPERAGAEKLCEDLGISDKVIFFGNSNEINKILCFSDLFLLPSETESFGLAALEAMASGVPVISTNTGGLPEVNRNGYSGYLSNVGDIQDMAAKAISILSDDEKLLEFKENALQLAQEFDIQNILPMYEKVYEKALKMNSK
- a CDS encoding protease complex subunit PrcB family protein, which encodes MKKLLTLALLALIFTSCKINVVNHIAVAAPITFEILKQEAYGGRDKESAAVITSQSQLTALYKELGWSDVPSVDFEKQNVVALFMGQKSTGGYSISVKSITINDDTATIKVLETVPSGMATMAITNPYCIALIPKTEKVIVE
- a CDS encoding endonuclease/exonuclease/phosphatase family protein; the encoded protein is MKRLLLLLTMLSTASYAQTSYKIMTYNIRLDIASDGENRWDNRKEMLAKQVQFYEPDFLGVQEALPQQVHYLDSAMVAYDFIGVGRDDGKSKGEHSAIFYKSKKFKVLQQSTFWLSETPAVPSKGWDAAYNRVCSYGLFENKDTKKKVWVFNTHFDHMGNIARVESAKLILQKIKELNKDNLPFIVMGDLNLEPDAEPIAVIKKELLDTREVSEFVFGPTGTFNGFEFNKPVTKRIDYIFIPKTGLKTQKYAILSDSKDCRYPSDHLPVYVELVLRK